In Luteolibacter arcticus, the following proteins share a genomic window:
- the msrB gene encoding peptide-methionine (R)-S-oxide reductase MsrB, with protein METADKAPEQPTAKVEKTDEEWKKILTPEQYRILRQSGTERPNGEVYKEFNKQGGGTYYCAGCGAELFTSKEKFDSHCGWPSFYDPSKAKNVTTKDDYSAGALRTEVNCAKCGGHLGHVFKGEGFGTPTDQRYCINGVALKFVPAKPETAPAPGKEKAPEKK; from the coding sequence ATGGAAACCGCCGACAAAGCCCCGGAACAACCGACCGCCAAGGTCGAGAAGACCGACGAGGAGTGGAAGAAGATCCTCACTCCCGAGCAATACCGCATCCTCCGCCAGTCCGGCACCGAGCGGCCAAATGGCGAGGTTTACAAGGAATTCAACAAACAGGGCGGCGGCACCTACTACTGCGCCGGCTGCGGCGCCGAGCTTTTCACGTCGAAGGAGAAATTCGACAGCCACTGCGGCTGGCCATCCTTCTACGACCCGTCGAAGGCCAAGAACGTCACCACCAAGGACGACTACTCCGCCGGCGCACTGCGCACCGAGGTGAACTGCGCGAAGTGCGGTGGCCACCTCGGCCACGTTTTCAAGGGCGAAGGCTTCGGCACCCCGACCGACCAGCGCTACTGCATCAATGGCGTGGCCCTCAAGTTCGTCCCGGCGAAACCGGAGACCGCTCCTGCTCCCGGGAAAGAGAAAGCCCCGGAAAAGAAGTGA